Proteins from one Desulfonema limicola genomic window:
- a CDS encoding WYL domain-containing protein, with the protein MTRITCFSEKEISSDYNFGLRHKNAFSAFPGETTEHVKIRFSRQARPFIEESLWHHTQKTTRQENGTLIFEADAAYPREVMWWSFFWGAEAEILEPEWLREEAEEEIRKMGRIYKLQGQPLQ; encoded by the coding sequence TTGACCCGTATCACCTGTTTTTCAGAAAAAGAGATAAGCAGTGATTACAATTTCGGCCTGCGCCATAAAAACGCTTTTTCCGCCTTTCCAGGAGAAACAACAGAACATGTAAAAATCAGGTTTTCAAGGCAGGCAAGACCGTTTATAGAAGAATCCCTGTGGCATCACACCCAGAAAACAACAAGACAGGAAAACGGAACCCTGATATTTGAAGCTGATGCAGCCTATCCAAGAGAAGTCATGTGGTGGTCCTTTTTCTGGGGAGCAGAAGCAGAAATCCTGGAACCTGAATGGCTGCGGGAGGAGGCAGAAGAGGAGATTAGAAAAATGGGAAGGATTTATAAATTGCAGGGGCAGCCCCTGCAATAA
- a CDS encoding WYL domain-containing protein translates to MTFDGFYAAKKLAAELPEPLRQSLFDDIVLKKGFGCEREIMEKLQKAVNGNQRVIITYQKPEQETPETHELDPYHLFFRKRDKQ, encoded by the coding sequence GTGACCTTTGATGGATTTTATGCAGCCAAAAAGCTTGCAGCAGAGCTTCCAGAACCTCTTAGACAGTCCCTTTTTGACGATATTGTATTAAAAAAAGGCTTTGGATGCGAGCGGGAAATCATGGAAAAACTCCAAAAAGCTGTAAACGGAAACCAAAGGGTAATAATCACATACCAGAAACCGGAACAAGAAACCCCTGAAACCCACGAACTTGACCCGTATCACCTGTTTTTCAGAAAAAGAGATAAGCAGTGA
- a CDS encoding response regulator transcription factor encodes MKNSKADILVIEDDPAILNGLLDVLVFNGFQAQGADDGGLGLKKALENSFDLIILDIMLPTLDGFSICRKIREKKPAQGILMLTAKGSENDIITGFQAGADDYVSKPFSLRELMVRVEAVLRRTGKRLGDEKINLEGICFDSKTLTASKHDQSVELTRREMDMISYFFRNQDRIVSKKELLTDVWGYADADIETRTIDIHILKLRKKIAELAGETPVILTIRGQGYRLNIEE; translated from the coding sequence ATGAAAAATTCAAAAGCTGACATACTTGTTATAGAAGATGATCCTGCAATACTTAACGGGCTTTTAGATGTACTTGTTTTTAACGGATTTCAGGCACAAGGCGCTGATGACGGAGGACTGGGACTAAAAAAAGCCCTGGAAAATTCCTTTGACCTTATTATCCTGGATATAATGCTGCCCACCCTTGACGGTTTCAGTATATGCAGAAAAATCAGAGAAAAAAAACCAGCACAAGGAATTCTTATGCTCACAGCCAAAGGCTCTGAAAATGATATTATTACAGGATTTCAGGCAGGAGCAGATGATTATGTAAGCAAACCCTTTTCCCTGAGAGAGCTTATGGTAAGGGTGGAAGCTGTTTTACGGCGCACAGGTAAACGCCTTGGAGATGAAAAGATAAATCTTGAGGGCATATGTTTTGACAGTAAAACCCTTACAGCCTCAAAACATGACCAGTCCGTTGAGCTTACACGAAGGGAAATGGATATGATTTCCTATTTTTTCAGAAACCAGGACCGCATAGTTTCCAAAAAAGAACTGCTTACAGACGTATGGGGCTATGCAGATGCTGACATTGAAACCAGGACAATTGATATTCACATTCTTAAACTCAGAAAAAAAATCGCTGAACTCGCAGGGGAAACACCTGTAATTCTGACAATACGAGGGCAGGGTTACCGCCTGAATATTGAAGAATAA
- a CDS encoding response regulator: MTEISTKPCSISSETILIVDDDPSNLTILEALLKNEGYKVHKALNGYMALLSVLKTKPDLILLDIMMPVIDGFEVCRQLKNDKTTQNIPIIFLSALNDLNNKITAFSIGGVDYIIKPFQKQEVLARVQTHTTLCRLQKDLKNQNIQLHQKIIELKHTKEALSSERANLEIRVKERTKELDIYRKIVSSSNNFLAFLDTDYRYQCINETYLKHFKLHDKDITGKTPAVLFGQEVFNTIIKPNLDLCLSGQQVNYQFKNILSNGSYQVMDVFMRPYKDEDLQVTGCVVSARDITEQRQYEDMINQAYLELDQIFNSAGDGMYLIDKNFSIIRANSAFYKMWNFQKNQVLGKKCYELFSYNICQTSQCHFKKILSGEERLEFDYSAIIENGLKKFFSMTAAPFRDTHDTIQGIVVNVKDVTQKIASEKQEKIREQQMIQTEKLAAIGVLSAGIAHEINNPNGVIMLNVPMLFTYWKGIVPILNRHMELKGDFKSGNTLYSKLIERVPYLFEQTLESSVRIKKIVSELKDFARQDVLEMTEVNINKVLKAAVGLVSNKIKNTTNRFKVCYEKDSSLVKGNFQRLEQVFINILINACESLTNKNQGIFVNISSDKKKNTVKIQIQDQGAGIKTEDMHNLFNPFFTTKRDIGGTGLGLSVSHSIITEHRGTMTLESVPEQATVCTITLPLINQTINQEPCEQGAI, from the coding sequence ATGACAGAAATCAGCACAAAACCATGCAGCATATCCTCTGAAACCATCCTGATTGTAGATGATGATCCCTCGAATTTAACAATATTAGAAGCACTTTTAAAGAATGAGGGCTACAAGGTGCATAAAGCCTTAAACGGGTATATGGCTCTTTTATCAGTCTTGAAAACTAAGCCTGACCTGATTCTCCTGGATATTATGATGCCGGTAATTGACGGATTTGAGGTTTGCAGACAATTGAAAAATGATAAAACAACCCAAAATATCCCCATAATTTTCCTCAGTGCCTTAAATGATCTGAATAACAAAATCACAGCTTTTTCCATTGGCGGGGTTGACTATATAATCAAGCCGTTCCAAAAACAGGAAGTTCTGGCAAGGGTGCAGACCCATACAACACTTTGCAGGCTGCAAAAAGATCTTAAAAATCAGAATATCCAGCTTCACCAAAAAATCATTGAACTTAAACATACAAAAGAGGCTTTAAGCAGTGAAAGGGCAAACCTGGAAATCCGTGTTAAAGAAAGAACAAAAGAGCTTGATATTTATAGAAAAATTGTATCAAGTTCCAATAATTTTCTTGCTTTTCTGGATACAGATTACCGGTATCAATGTATAAATGAAACCTATTTAAAGCATTTCAAGCTCCATGATAAAGATATAACAGGTAAAACACCAGCAGTATTGTTTGGACAGGAAGTCTTTAATACAATAATCAAGCCGAATTTAGATTTATGTTTATCAGGACAACAGGTTAATTATCAGTTCAAGAATATCCTGTCCAATGGCAGTTATCAGGTTATGGATGTTTTTATGCGTCCTTACAAAGATGAAGATTTACAAGTTACAGGCTGTGTTGTCAGTGCCAGGGATATAACCGAACAAAGACAATACGAAGATATGATTAATCAGGCATACCTGGAGCTGGATCAGATATTTAATTCTGCTGGGGACGGCATGTATCTTATTGATAAAAACTTCAGCATTATACGGGCAAATTCCGCATTTTATAAAATGTGGAATTTTCAAAAAAACCAGGTTTTGGGAAAAAAATGCTATGAATTGTTTTCCTATAACATCTGCCAGACCAGTCAATGTCATTTTAAAAAAATTCTGTCAGGGGAAGAACGTCTGGAGTTTGATTATTCAGCAATTATAGAAAATGGTTTGAAAAAATTTTTTTCAATGACAGCAGCTCCTTTTCGGGATACTCATGATACTATTCAAGGTATTGTGGTCAATGTAAAGGACGTTACCCAGAAAATTGCATCTGAAAAACAGGAAAAAATCAGGGAACAGCAGATGATCCAAACAGAGAAACTTGCAGCCATAGGTGTTTTATCTGCTGGAATTGCACATGAGATTAATAATCCAAACGGGGTTATAATGCTTAATGTTCCCATGCTTTTCACTTACTGGAAAGGTATTGTACCCATATTAAACAGGCACATGGAATTAAAAGGCGATTTTAAATCAGGAAACACCCTGTATTCAAAATTAATAGAACGGGTTCCTTATCTTTTTGAGCAGACTCTGGAAAGTTCTGTAAGAATAAAAAAAATTGTCAGTGAACTTAAAGATTTTGCCCGCCAGGATGTCCTGGAAATGACAGAAGTTAATATAAATAAAGTCCTTAAAGCTGCAGTCGGCCTGGTTTCAAATAAAATAAAAAACACAACAAACAGGTTTAAAGTTTGCTACGAAAAAGATTCAAGCCTTGTTAAAGGCAATTTTCAGCGGCTGGAACAGGTTTTTATAAATATTTTAATCAATGCCTGTGAGTCTCTTACAAATAAAAATCAGGGAATTTTTGTAAATATATCATCAGATAAGAAAAAGAATACTGTTAAAATTCAAATCCAGGACCAGGGGGCAGGCATAAAAACCGAGGATATGCACAATCTTTTTAATCCTTTTTTTACCACAAAAAGAGATATAGGAGGAACAGGCTTGGGGCTTTCGGTTTCTCACAGTATTATTACAGAACACAGGGGAACCATGACCCTGGAATCTGTTCCAGAACAGGCAACCGTCTGCACTATTACCCTGCCTTTAATAAATCAAACGATAAATCAAGAGCCATGTGAACAAGGGGCAATATGA
- a CDS encoding ABC transporter substrate-binding protein — protein MTVNYEMKILVVEDFNATRKMEIKLLNRIGFSNIIEAVNGDDAIQKLKSDINIDLIISDWNMPVKSGYELLKWVRSNENCQNIPFIMATAQAEKKEAGRADKAGVTYFITKPYTQEELKQIIFNIFCPDEKKQAEPAAAAPVRKNRSGKTILRVGHIQITDHLVLGVLNHMIKTGDLFPKYFELETRCMPGWNPVQKSLENGELDAAFILAPIAMDLFSFGVPVQLILLAHKNGSICIKNKQNKIQSSFRSLFKNKVFYIPHVLSVHHMFAHMFFREIGLIAGLIGKNDIDISFEVVSPVKIPDFMKNNPDSGGFMVAQPIGAKTIARGFGELLFLSGEMWPYHPCCVLAMQKEIINTCEDAVYEFTEMLVKAGMFIEENPEISARIAVDFLDPQKKLRLSEPVLGHVLTETHGIKTDDLYPDINDFEKIQQYMYRKMGIGTLIDLEKFIDTRFAHQACKKNFTEKRSSIFKDPSFMVQQIKSRILEG, from the coding sequence ATGACCGTAAACTATGAGATGAAAATTCTAGTTGTAGAAGATTTTAACGCTACCAGGAAGATGGAGATTAAACTCCTGAACAGGATAGGTTTCAGCAATATTATTGAAGCAGTAAACGGTGATGATGCCATACAAAAACTTAAATCTGACATAAATATTGATTTAATTATAAGCGATTGGAACATGCCTGTTAAAAGCGGATATGAACTGCTGAAATGGGTACGTTCAAATGAAAACTGCCAGAATATTCCCTTTATCATGGCAACAGCACAGGCAGAAAAAAAAGAAGCTGGAAGAGCTGATAAAGCAGGGGTTACTTATTTTATAACCAAGCCTTATACCCAGGAAGAGTTAAAACAGATTATATTTAATATATTCTGTCCTGATGAAAAAAAGCAGGCTGAACCCGCCGCTGCAGCTCCAGTCCGAAAAAACAGGTCAGGAAAAACAATTTTACGTGTCGGACATATCCAGATTACCGATCACCTGGTTTTAGGAGTATTAAATCATATGATTAAAACAGGAGACCTGTTTCCCAAATATTTTGAACTTGAAACCAGGTGTATGCCAGGATGGAATCCTGTTCAAAAATCTTTGGAAAACGGTGAGCTGGATGCTGCATTTATCCTTGCACCAATAGCTATGGATTTATTTAGTTTTGGAGTACCTGTTCAGCTCATACTTTTAGCCCATAAAAACGGGAGTATCTGCATCAAAAACAAGCAGAATAAAATACAATCATCATTTCGCAGTTTATTTAAAAACAAGGTATTTTATATCCCCCATGTGCTGTCAGTACACCATATGTTTGCACATATGTTTTTCAGGGAAATAGGGTTAATAGCTGGATTGATTGGAAAAAATGATATAGATATAAGTTTTGAAGTAGTATCTCCAGTTAAAATCCCTGATTTTATGAAAAATAATCCAGATTCAGGCGGATTTATGGTAGCCCAGCCCATTGGTGCAAAAACAATTGCCCGAGGTTTTGGAGAACTGCTCTTTCTTTCAGGCGAGATGTGGCCCTATCATCCCTGCTGTGTACTTGCCATGCAGAAAGAGATCATAAACACCTGCGAGGATGCAGTTTATGAATTTACCGAGATGCTGGTTAAAGCAGGAATGTTTATTGAAGAAAATCCTGAAATCTCAGCCAGGATTGCCGTTGACTTTCTTGATCCTCAAAAAAAACTCAGATTAAGCGAACCTGTTTTAGGACATGTATTAACAGAAACCCATGGAATTAAAACCGATGATCTATATCCTGATATCAATGATTTTGAAAAAATTCAGCAATACATGTATAGAAAAATGGGAATCGGCACCTTAATTGACCTGGAAAAATTTATAGATACCCGTTTTGCCCATCAAGCCTGCAAAAAAAACTTTACAGAAAAACGAAGTTCCATATTTAAAGATCCTTCATTTATGGTACAGCAGATAAAAAGCCGAATCCTGGAAGGCTGA